The following are encoded together in the Thunnus thynnus chromosome 15, fThuThy2.1, whole genome shotgun sequence genome:
- the c15h6orf136 gene encoding uncharacterized protein C6orf136 homolog — translation MAVSRGGVAFWVGCVRSHGRRQPITNQSLSLSQVVDLQWIYQTRALSSASWALAPPNSLRYQNVKQPVLSHPFLHASQPHRGAWYEEDWEETSLSMCVLVRQGESGGLHTLLEIPLFGQNKLAELLLPGAHKSSEFSFPLTTVDGSREDDINVDSFKRNSGDAVKREHGCFRSLFEAERCPAPFMYGSQFYCFHCPGTEPASSVCGLKSRQDVGLENKPVELPLLCPTSLCSHAQRAEGGHTEGKSEGEEKLAVMYERLRIELPNFFTKKHDYTMYSNDMEFINGLINTKTRGRAVYQLTLSLWRFLFLCYYTKAWLEVLKLTKHMEDGTIKARWRVRGLPFHSLLLRFYRKDKSHLYRSYDAFSTFYIGQDGLIHCHKVEKVMPAQPPVLPRVTSILAGALVALGVQEHRPALNLLPLLLSSLRQD, via the exons ATGGCTGTGAGCAGAGGGGGTGTCGCCTTCTGGGTGGGTTGTGTCCGCAGCCATGGCAGAAGGCAACCCATCACGAACCAGAGCTTGAGTCTCAGTCAG GTGGTCGACTTGCAGTGGATCTATCAGACACGCGCCCTGAGCAGTGCATCATGGGCCTTGGCGCCCCCCAACAGCCTGAGGTATCAGAACGTTAAGCAGCCTGTCTTGTCCCACCCATTCCTTCATGCCAGCCAGCCGCACAGAGGTGCTTGGTATGAGGAGGACTGGGAGGAGACTTCGCTCAGCATGTGCGTGCTGGTGCGACAGGGTGAGTCAGGTGGCCTGCACACCCTGCTGGAGATCCCTTTGTTCGGTCAGAATAAATTAGCAGAGCTCCTCCTTCCAGGGGCTCACAAGTCCTCAGAGTTCTCCTTCCCCCTGACTACGGTGGATGGCAGTAGAGAGGATGACATTAACGTCGACAGCTTCAAGAGAAATAGTGGTGACGCTGTAAAAAGAGAACATGGATGTTTCAGAAGCCTGTTTGAAGCAGAGAGGTGTCCTGCACCCTTCATGTATGGctctcagttttattgtttcCATTGCCCGGGAACAGAGCCAGCGTCTAGTGTGTGCGGGCTGAAATCTAGACAGGATGTTGGACTTGAGAACAAGCCTGTGGAGCTGCCTCTGCTGTGTCCTACCTCTCTGTGTAGCCatgcacagagagcagaggggggACACACTGAAGGAAAAAGTGAAGGAGAAGAGAAACTGGCCGTGATGTATGAAAGGCTGAGGATAGAG CTTCCAAATTTCTTTACGAAGAAACATGACTACACCATGTACTCAAATGATATGGAATTCATCAATGGACTTATCAATACCAAGACCAG AGGCCGTGCGGTGTACCAGCTCACGCTCTCCCTGTGGCGcttcctgtttctgtgttaCTACACCAAGGCCTGGCTGGAGGTGCTGAAGCTGACCAAGCACATGGAGGATGGGACCATTAAGGCTCGCTGGAGGGTCAGGGGCCTTCCCTTCCACTCTCTGTTGCTGCGCTTCTACCGCAAAGACAAATCTCACCTTTACAG GTCATATGATGCATTCTCTACTTTTTACATTGGGCAGGATGGACTCATTCACTGTCATAAAGTTGAAAAA GTGATGCCAGCTCAGCCCCCTGTCCTGCCCAGGGTAACGTCCATCCTGGCGGGGGCTCTGGTGGCTCTAGGGGTGCAGGAGCACCGACCTGCTCTCAACCTGCTGCCCCTCCTCCTGTCCTCGCTGCGACAGGACTGA